The genomic window GATGTGGTGATGTAGGACACTTCCTGAGCCAAGGAAGAAGGCGCCGCTCCAGTAAAGGAGCGGCGCGTCACTGACGGGGCCGATGCGCTTACTGACCTTGGCCCTGGCCGGGCAGTTGCAGCTGGGCCGTGGTCTTCCCGGCCTTCTTGTCGTAGCTGCATTGCAGGGGCAGCTGACCCAGCGTGCTGGTCTTCTTTCCGACGATGCTGATGGTGACGGGCACGCCGGCGAGCGTCCAGCCTCCCCCATCGACGCTCTGGGTGCCGGCCACGACGGCCGCCGCTGGGGCCTCCAGCGCGCTGCCGATGCGCTCTCCGGTCGCCAGCGGGCGGCTCTGCGTGACCAGCGTCTTCAGGGGGACGGCCTGCCCGGAGGCGTTCACCGTCAGGGTCTCCGCGTCGGCGGCGGCCTCCTTGCACTGCTCGATGAAGCGGTATTTGCTGATGCCGTTTGCCTCTCGGTCGCTGTAGATGGGGTTGTTCCGTACGGCCACCGCCGTCACGAAGCCCAGCAGGGCCAGGGTCAGCAGCAGGGCGAGCCACTGCAGGGCGCGGCCCACGCCCGAGCGGCGGTTCGTCTGGGTCAATTCGCTCATGTCGTCACCAGCATAGCGTCCAGTGTCGCGGGGCAGATCAGACCGGGGGCCATCCGGTCACGTCCTCTAGGATCACGCCGGCCGTACCCACCCGGGTCAGGGCCTCGGCGACCCGCTCCCCTGTCCGTGGATTTGCGAGGTGCGCTGCCAGCTCCGCCAGGGGCACCAGCACGAAGGGCCGCTCCCAGGCCAGAGGATGCGGGAGCAGCGGCGTCTCCCCGGACACCACGTCGTCGTAGGTGAGCAGATCCAGATCGAGCGTCCGGGCCGCCCAGCGTTCGCGCCGCACCCGGCCCCCCCGCGCCTCGATGGCGTGCAGGCCGCGCAGCAGGCTCCCGGCGGGCAGGGTCGTGTCCAGCGCCAGCACGGCATTGAGGTAATCCGGCTGGCCCGCCGGCCCGCCGACCGGGGCGGTGCGGTATACGCGCGACACGCCACGCAGCGTGCCCAGGCGACCGACTTCGCCGACCGCCCAGCGCAGGGTCTCCAGCGGTCGGCCCAGGTTCGCACCCAGGCCGACGTAGGCCACACTCATGACGTGACTTCCTCCCGGTTCAGGGCCAGTTCGGCGTACACGTCCCGGAAGACACCGGGAAGCGGCGCGAACGGCTTGTGGACGCGCACGACCACGCGGCTCAGCCGGCGCTGATCCTGCAACAGCCGCCGCGCGATCCGGTCTGTGAGCACCTCGATCAGGTTGTACCGGTGGCCCGTGACCTCGTCCCGGATGGCGTCGTACACAGCGGCGTAGTTCACGGCGCGCCTGAGGTCGTCGGGCAGCCTGGCGAAGTCGTAGTGCAGTTCGGCATCGACCACAAACCGCGCGCCCAGCACGGCCTCGGTGTCGTACACGCCGTGCCGCGCATGAAATTCCAGTCCCTCAAGGACAACCCGGCTGGTCACGCGATCGAGTGTAGCCCCTGCGACGCGCTGGTCAGGGCTGGTCGTCCAGCGCCGCCTGCACGCGCAGGGCCTGCACGTGGGCCGCCGCCGCATGGGCCCGCACCAGCGCGGCTCCACTGCGCGCGGCGTGCAGGTGCAGGGCCAGCGTTCCCGGATCGCGCTCCGCCGCCGTGGGCACCTCCGCGATGAAGTCGATCAACCGCTTGCGGCTGGCCCCCACCAGCACCGGCAATGGCCCGGCCGTGAACTGCGGCAGGGCGCGCAGCAGCGCCAGATTGTGCGTCAGCGTCTTGCCAAAACCGATGCCAGGGTCGATCAACACGGAAGGCACCCCGGCCGCGAGCACCTCGGCCGCCCGCTCAGTCAGAAAAGCGTGAACCTCGGCCACCACGTCCCCGTACTGAGGACGAAGCTGCATGGTGCGTGGCTCGCCCTGCATGTGCATCACGCAGGCGGGCGCCCCGGCGCGCGCACAGACCAGAACCATCTCCGGGTCGTGCAGGCCCGTCACGTCGTTGATCAGATGGGCTCCAGCGCGCAGGGCCTCCGCCGCCACCTCAGGCTTCATGGTGTCCACGGAGATGACCACGCTCTCGGCTGACAGCACCCGGATCAGCGGCAGGATGCGGTCAAGTTCCTGCGCCACGGGCACGACCTCGGCTCCCGGCCGCGTGCTCTCCCCGCCCACGTCGATCATCAGCACGCCCGCATCCCGCATGGCGCGCGCCGAGGCCAGGGCCGCGTCCAGACCCAGGTGTCGGCCCCCGTCACTGAAACTGTCGGGAGTCACATTCACGATCCCCATGACCGCTGTCCCCGTCCAGGACAGCTGCCAGCCGCCGGCCACACGCACGGCACCCGGAACCGGAAACTGGAACTCCAGGCGGAAGTGGCGGGTCAAGCCTCCGGCCCATCTGCCGAAGAGTCTTCCACCGTTGGGCGATCCGGCTTCAACAGGAAGCTCGCCATCACGCGGTACCGGTCAGGGTAGGCATCCACGAAGGCAGGCATGCGTCGCCCGGAACGGAACGGCACGAAGGACTCCTCAGTGATGTGCAGGCGCGTCTCCATGGCCGTCTCGACCGGATGTCCGGCGGGAATGGGCGTTCCTGGCCGCAGGGAATACTTCACGCCAGGGGCGGCGCTGCTGGCGCGCACGGTCAATTCCTTCGGGCCGCCGGGAGCGACCGCACCGCCATCCTCGCGTTCGGCACGCGTCACGGCGCACACGGCGTAGATCACGGGAGCGCCCGTGTTCTCGGCCAGGGTGTACAGCGCCGTGCTGGCACTCACGTCCGCCCGGCGGGACAGCTCCCCCAGGGCGCGGCCCGTGGGG from Deinococcus sp. KSM4-11 includes these protein-coding regions:
- a CDS encoding ImmA/IrrE family metallo-endopeptidase, which translates into the protein MTDALATPPAMLAQAKARMRELATEYARAVPGRDAHSLMAGLPDVKLLFMPMGDRDGAYDPEHHVIMINSSVRPERQRFTLAHEISHALLLGDDDLLSDLHDAFEGDRLEQVIETLCNAGAAAILIPAELMQDMLERFGPTGRALGELSRRADVSASTALYTLAENTGAPVIYAVCAVTRAEREDGGAVAPGGPKELTVRASSAAPGVKYSLRPGTPIPAGHPVETAMETRLHITEESFVPFRSGRRMPAFVDAYPDRYRVMASFLLKPDRPTVEDSSADGPEA
- the folK gene encoding 2-amino-4-hydroxy-6-hydroxymethyldihydropteridine diphosphokinase — encoded protein: MSVAYVGLGANLGRPLETLRWAVGEVGRLGTLRGVSRVYRTAPVGGPAGQPDYLNAVLALDTTLPAGSLLRGLHAIEARGGRVRRERWAARTLDLDLLTYDDVVSGETPLLPHPLAWERPFVLVPLAELAAHLANPRTGERVAEALTRVGTAGVILEDVTGWPPV
- the folB gene encoding dihydroneopterin aldolase, producing MTSRVVLEGLEFHARHGVYDTEAVLGARFVVDAELHYDFARLPDDLRRAVNYAAVYDAIRDEVTGHRYNLIEVLTDRIARRLLQDQRRLSRVVVRVHKPFAPLPGVFRDVYAELALNREEVTS
- the folP gene encoding dihydropteroate synthase, which gives rise to MTRHFRLEFQFPVPGAVRVAGGWQLSWTGTAVMGIVNVTPDSFSDGGRHLGLDAALASARAMRDAGVLMIDVGGESTRPGAEVVPVAQELDRILPLIRVLSAESVVISVDTMKPEVAAEALRAGAHLINDVTGLHDPEMVLVCARAGAPACVMHMQGEPRTMQLRPQYGDVVAEVHAFLTERAAEVLAAGVPSVLIDPGIGFGKTLTHNLALLRALPQFTAGPLPVLVGASRKRLIDFIAEVPTAAERDPGTLALHLHAARSGAALVRAHAAAAHVQALRVQAALDDQP